A single genomic interval of Falsibacillus albus harbors:
- a CDS encoding spore germination protein, which yields MPAFTGPVQLTTVNGGTVQFGDTAVISPKNGAKTTAGSGAFNTGALFFTYTIFSVNGTLDTSLIDQPIIGNN from the coding sequence ATGCCAGCCTTTACTGGACCAGTTCAATTAACGACCGTGAACGGAGGAACCGTTCAATTCGGGGATACCGCTGTCATTTCACCCAAAAATGGAGCAAAGACAACCGCAGGAAGTGGAGCTTTCAATACGGGTGCTTTATTTTTCACCTATACAATTTTTAGTGTGAATGGAACTCTTGATACGAGCCTAATCGATCAGCCTATCATCGGAAACAACTAA
- a CDS encoding spore germination protein → MPAFSGSVQVMSVNGGTVHFGDTAVNSPKSASKSTTGAASINSGSFFDAFSFFSINGTLNNSLIEQPTAGNN, encoded by the coding sequence ATGCCAGCGTTTTCAGGTTCTGTCCAAGTCATGAGCGTAAACGGAGGAACTGTGCATTTTGGGGATACAGCCGTCAATTCACCCAAAAGCGCATCCAAATCAACAACTGGAGCAGCATCAATCAATTCGGGATCATTCTTCGATGCCTTTTCATTTTTTAGTATAAATGGCACGTTGAACAACAGTCTCATTGAGCAGCCGACAGCGGGAAATAATTAA
- a CDS encoding HNH endonuclease, producing MGKSSVKGKCELCLREEVAVTEHHLTPKEMGGAFLPTAMLCIPCHKQIHALFTNEELAETMNSVEKLRANPQLWKFIKWIKKQPASRIPKMKKSNHRKRKN from the coding sequence ATGGGAAAAAGTTCTGTCAAAGGAAAATGTGAGCTTTGTTTGCGGGAGGAAGTAGCTGTAACGGAGCATCATCTCACACCGAAGGAAATGGGGGGAGCGTTTCTCCCGACGGCCATGCTCTGCATCCCTTGTCATAAACAAATCCACGCGCTTTTTACAAATGAGGAGCTCGCGGAAACAATGAATTCGGTTGAGAAGCTAAGAGCCAATCCCCAGCTTTGGAAGTTCATTAAATGGATCAAAAAGCAGCCTGCAAGCAGAATCCCAAAGATGAAAAAATCGAATCATCGAAAAAGAAAAAACTGA
- the addA gene encoding helicase-exonuclease AddAB subunit AddA, producing the protein MVKSLIPIKPDGVTWTDDQWRAIHAKDQDILVAAAAGSGKTAVLVERIIGKILSETEPLDVDELLVVTFTNASAAEMRHRIGEALEKAIDENPASHHLRRQLSLLNRASISTLHSFCLEVIRKYYYLIDIDPGFRIADGTEGELLRDEALDDLFEEEYGKEENERFYRLVDTFTSDRSDAALQDMVRRLYDFSRSHPNPDLWLDHLVSMYDVEGIETIEQLSFEPYLKKDIKLQLEGAKSILLQALEMTKIPGGPSPRAENYIDDIAIVERLLESWNKSWNDLYLEMNAWSFSRAKSCRGDEYDKDLTKEADDLRKKAKAILEKLKGELFSRKPESFLKDMAEMKDVIHALVDLVKAFSIRFKGMKTEKGLVDFSDLEHFCLDILRTSPQGMSPSESALTYRNQFKEILVDEYQDTNMVQETILQLVSAEGESDGNLFMVGDVKQSIYRFRLAEPNLFLSKYNRFRPDGNGTGMKIDLAKNFRSRKEVLSGTNYLFKQIMGVEVGEIEYDANAELVLGASYPEDEEYPIEIQLVDLADDGSATEIEEDSDAASEEDLEQSQLEARLIANRIKELIESEKQIYDPKKKAYRPIQYKDIVLLLRSMPWAPVIMEEFKEAGIPIYANLATGYFDATEITVMLSLLKIIDNPYQDIPMAAVLRSPIVGLEEEELAAIRKSNSIGAFYEAVKKMVQQKEAKNHEELADKLEKFLLQLDGWRTLARQGALSDLIWQLYRDTRYYDFVGGLPGGKQRQANLRALYDRARQYESTSFRGLFRFLRFIDRMRERGDDLGTARALSEGEDVVRLMTIHSSKGLEFPVVFLAGLSRNFNMMDLNSPYLLDKDLGLAAKYMNPEKRITYPSLPQLAFKRKMRLELISEEMRVLYVALTRAKEKLYLIGSHKELSKTVKKWRSSPALDQWLLKDYDRAQAKSYLDWIGPALIRHADVSLLGDGSQSISALLPEGMKEHPSRWKVSIHHKSILQSEVKPSEAEKDWQEFVKEGKVYPEHSPEKDKIITSLNWSYPYKDATKKRSKQSVSELKRMLEIRDAESDTTLLNKMQKPVLKRPRFMQEEKLSPAERGTAMHMVMQHIPLGKMPTVQTLEELLGTMIKKELLTEEQKNAISIEEIAAFFHTEIGKKMIYAKKVYREIPFSIAVPADEIYPDWQKGQEDVLVQGIIDCVIQDEYGLTILDYKTDTIHERYKGGFEEAMPILEKRYRVQLEFYQVAIEKIWKQPVVGKFLFFFDGAHVLEL; encoded by the coding sequence ATGGTCAAATCACTGATACCAATTAAGCCGGATGGCGTCACTTGGACCGATGACCAATGGCGTGCCATTCATGCCAAGGATCAAGATATTTTAGTGGCAGCTGCAGCCGGCTCAGGGAAAACAGCTGTATTAGTCGAAAGGATCATCGGGAAAATCCTTTCAGAAACCGAACCGCTGGATGTCGATGAATTGTTGGTTGTAACATTCACCAATGCATCCGCCGCCGAAATGCGCCATCGAATCGGGGAAGCACTTGAAAAAGCAATCGATGAAAATCCAGCTTCCCATCATTTGCGCAGACAATTGAGCCTGCTTAACAGGGCTTCCATCTCCACGCTTCATTCTTTTTGCTTGGAGGTCATCAGGAAATATTATTATTTGATTGATATCGATCCTGGTTTCAGGATCGCCGACGGAACGGAAGGAGAGCTATTAAGGGATGAAGCGCTCGACGATCTGTTTGAAGAAGAGTATGGAAAAGAAGAAAATGAGCGTTTTTACCGTCTTGTGGATACTTTTACTAGCGACCGCAGTGATGCAGCATTGCAGGATATGGTGCGGCGGCTTTATGATTTTTCCCGTTCACATCCAAATCCAGATCTTTGGCTTGATCATCTCGTATCCATGTATGATGTTGAAGGGATCGAGACCATTGAACAGCTTTCATTCGAACCCTACTTAAAAAAAGATATTAAGCTGCAGCTGGAGGGAGCAAAATCCATTCTCCTCCAAGCGCTGGAAATGACGAAAATTCCAGGCGGTCCTTCACCGCGTGCGGAAAATTACATCGATGACATAGCCATAGTCGAACGACTTCTAGAGTCATGGAATAAATCCTGGAATGATTTATACCTGGAAATGAACGCTTGGAGTTTCTCAAGGGCGAAATCATGCCGTGGAGATGAATATGACAAGGATTTAACGAAAGAAGCGGACGACTTAAGAAAAAAAGCGAAAGCCATTTTAGAAAAGCTGAAGGGAGAACTATTCTCACGCAAACCCGAGTCGTTTCTGAAGGATATGGCAGAAATGAAAGACGTCATTCATGCTCTTGTTGATTTGGTAAAGGCCTTTTCCATCCGCTTCAAAGGAATGAAGACAGAGAAAGGGTTAGTCGACTTCTCTGATTTGGAGCACTTTTGCTTGGATATCTTAAGAACCTCCCCACAGGGCATGTCGCCTTCAGAATCAGCCCTGACATATAGAAATCAATTCAAAGAAATCTTGGTCGATGAATATCAAGATACCAACATGGTCCAAGAGACAATCCTGCAATTGGTTTCTGCCGAAGGGGAGAGTGACGGAAACCTATTTATGGTAGGGGATGTGAAACAATCCATTTATCGATTCAGGCTGGCAGAGCCGAATCTATTTCTATCGAAGTATAATCGTTTCCGCCCAGATGGAAATGGAACAGGCATGAAGATCGATTTAGCCAAAAACTTCAGGAGCCGAAAAGAGGTTTTATCCGGTACAAATTATTTATTCAAGCAGATCATGGGAGTTGAGGTCGGGGAAATTGAGTATGATGCCAATGCTGAACTTGTATTGGGAGCTTCATATCCTGAAGATGAAGAATATCCAATTGAAATCCAGCTCGTCGATTTAGCGGATGACGGCAGTGCCACGGAAATCGAGGAGGATTCCGATGCAGCCAGCGAAGAGGATTTGGAGCAATCACAGCTTGAGGCAAGACTCATTGCCAACAGGATCAAAGAATTGATAGAATCCGAAAAACAAATTTACGATCCAAAGAAGAAAGCTTATCGTCCGATCCAATATAAGGACATCGTATTGCTGCTAAGATCAATGCCGTGGGCTCCGGTCATCATGGAAGAGTTTAAGGAAGCCGGCATCCCGATTTATGCGAATTTGGCTACAGGCTACTTTGATGCGACAGAAATAACGGTCATGCTCTCGCTCCTTAAAATCATCGATAACCCATACCAGGATATTCCCATGGCGGCTGTATTGCGCTCGCCAATCGTGGGCTTAGAAGAAGAAGAGCTTGCTGCCATCCGGAAATCAAATTCCATTGGTGCATTTTATGAGGCTGTCAAAAAAATGGTTCAACAAAAGGAAGCAAAGAATCATGAAGAATTGGCGGATAAGCTGGAAAAATTCTTACTGCAGCTCGATGGATGGAGGACGCTTGCAAGGCAGGGGGCACTGTCCGATTTGATTTGGCAGCTGTATCGGGACACCAGATATTACGATTTTGTCGGCGGTCTGCCGGGAGGAAAGCAGAGACAGGCGAACTTGAGGGCATTGTATGATCGTGCAAGACAGTACGAATCAACTTCATTCAGGGGACTTTTCCGCTTTTTAAGATTCATCGATCGAATGAGAGAGCGTGGAGACGATCTCGGTACAGCCCGGGCATTAAGTGAAGGCGAGGATGTCGTCAGGCTGATGACGATTCATTCAAGTAAAGGCCTTGAATTTCCTGTCGTCTTTTTGGCAGGGCTTTCGAGGAATTTTAACATGATGGATTTGAATTCTCCTTATTTATTGGATAAAGATTTGGGGCTGGCAGCTAAATATATGAACCCTGAAAAGCGAATCACATATCCTTCCCTGCCGCAGCTGGCATTTAAAAGGAAAATGCGGTTGGAGTTGATTTCTGAAGAAATGCGGGTCTTGTATGTTGCCTTAACACGTGCAAAAGAGAAACTATATTTAATTGGGAGCCATAAAGAGCTTTCAAAAACCGTGAAGAAGTGGAGAAGCAGCCCGGCATTGGATCAATGGCTGTTGAAGGACTATGACCGTGCCCAAGCCAAGTCTTACTTGGATTGGATCGGCCCTGCCTTGATCAGGCATGCCGATGTTTCCCTATTGGGAGATGGCAGCCAAAGCATTTCCGCACTCCTGCCTGAAGGCATGAAGGAACACCCATCACGCTGGAAGGTCAGCATCCACCACAAATCGATTTTACAATCAGAAGTAAAACCATCGGAAGCAGAAAAAGACTGGCAGGAGTTTGTGAAGGAAGGAAAAGTTTATCCAGAACACTCACCTGAAAAAGATAAGATTATCACAAGTCTTAATTGGTCCTATCCATACAAGGATGCAACGAAAAAACGTTCGAAGCAATCAGTATCCGAATTGAAGAGGATGTTGGAGATTCGTGATGCAGAAAGTGATACAACGCTTCTTAATAAAATGCAGAAGCCTGTTTTGAAAAGGCCGAGGTTCATGCAGGAGGAAAAACTCAGTCCCGCTGAACGCGGTACGGCCATGCATATGGTCATGCAGCACATTCCACTCGGAAAGATGCCGACGGTTCAAACTCTGGAAGAATTGCTTGGCACCATGATAAAAAAAGAGCTGCTGACAGAAGAACAAAAAAATGCCATCAGCATCGAGGAAATTGCAGCCTTTTTCCATACAGAAATCGGCAAGAAAATGATTTATGCCAAAAAGGTATACCGTGAAATTCCATTCAGCATCGCCGTACCAGCTGATGAGATTTATCCCGATTGGCAAAAAGGACAAGAGGATGTATTGGTCCAGGGGATCATCGATTGTGTCATACAGGACGAATATGGACTTACCATTTTAGACTATAAGACAGATACCATTCATGAACGCTACAAAGGTGGTTTCGAAGAAGCGATGCCAATCTTGGAAAAACGATACCGTGTGCAGCTAGAATTTTATCAAGTGGCAATCGAAAAGATTTGGAAACAGCCCGTTGTAGGGAAATTTCTATTCTTTTTTGATGGTGCACATGTCCTTGAGCTTTGA